GAAATTGTTTTAACGACTGGACCATCTCCTCTTTGGTAACCTGCTGTTAAAGGCGTGTTAGCATTACTAGATGTTTGACCAGCTGCTTCTGGATTAAATCCTTCATAACCATCAGCTGTAAAGAATAATAAGTTTTCACCAGTTAAATAGATTCTTAATTTATCAAAACTATATTTTGATGTTATAGATTCTGGTAAAGTATACCCTACAGTTAAGTTTCTTAAAGCTACAAAAGAAGCATCTTGAATATGATCATCTGTAAATCTTCTATGAACAGTTAAATCTTTATCTGGGAAATTAGACATTTCATTTACAGCCGATTCACTTGCATAATACAATTGATCTAAATCTGCAACTCTTACTTCTGCACCATGAGATCCTTGTAATTGAAAAGAGAAATCAAAATCATATAATGTAAAGTCAGAATTGAATCCCCATTCAAAGTCAGGATAAGGACTACCTAATTCAGTTCTATCATCATCATCAATAACTCCATCATTATTTAAATCTTTTACATATACATCTGCATAATCATTATTAAATCTATTAAAAGGATTATCAACCCATTCTAAAGGAATTTCTTTATCATATACCCATCCATAAAAAGATGTAATAGGCTGACCTACTCTAGCTATAAATTCTGTTGGCCTTGTATCTTGATCAATTCTAGAAATAATTTGTTCATTATTACCTAAACTTTGAACTGTATTTCTATTTAAAGAAAATTGTCCAGATGCACTCCATTGAAAGTTTTCTTTATTCATAAGTCTAGAAGTTAACTCAAGTTCTACACCTTCATTTTTTACTTCACCAAGATTCTGTAACCAGTTATCTGTACCATAAGTAGCAGAAGTAGGAGCAAACAGCAATAAATCTTCACTCGTTCTTGTATAGTAATCTGCAGTTAAACTTAATAAACCACCACCAAATGTAACATCCACACCAGGGTTAAATTCTTTTAATTTTTCCCAACCTAAAGATTGATTCGCTAAAGTAATTCCTTTAACTCCTGTAGTACCATTGTAGCTAATAGAGCTAAAAGATTCTTCAAAACGATATAATGATTCAAATACATTATTAGAAATTTGATTAGAACCAGAAATACCATAACTCGCTCTTAATTTTAAGAATGTAACGAAATTACTTTCTGATAAGAATTTTTCATTTGACATTACCCAACCAACAGAAACTGCAGGGAAGAATCCAAATCTAGATTCAGTACCAAATCTTGTACTACCATCGCTACGAGCTGATACTTGTAATAAGTATTTTTCATCATAGTTATAATCTAATCTACCAAAATAAGAAACTAATTTATCAGTTCCATTATCAGTATAAGTTGTACCTCCGTCTGCTAATGCAATGTTATTATTGAAATCATTACTATAACCTACAGCTTCTGTTTCTTGTCTGTAAAAATCTCTCTGTGTAAATTCAAAACCAAGAACTGTGTTAAAGTTATGTTTTCCAATTTCTTTCTTATATTTAACAATTGATTCAAATGCATATTGATTTAATTCATCTCTTCTTTCTAATCTATAAGATTCTTGATCTCTATTTTCTTGTCCATATAAATAATCAGCTTCATTACTTTTATTGTGTCTAAAAACACCAGAAACTGTTTGTCTAAAGTTAAGACCTTTTGCTAATTTAAAATCGATATAAGATGATGCGTTTAGGCTCAATTTCTTTTTTGTTCTAGATCTTTCTAAGAAGTGTACTAAAGGATGTACATTTTTAGTAGTTGATAATGTTAAACCACCAGATGTTAAACCACTAGCAATTGGAAGACCATTTGCATCTCTAAGAATATCTCTTGGGTTATTTGGGTCTGGAGTAAATGTATGGTCAAAAGCTCTTGAAAATCCATAACTACCAATACCAAGGTTTTCAAATAATTTTCCTGCATCTGTAGAAGTACCTACTGCAGTAGAAAATTGAGTTACATATTTTAAATGCTCTTCGTTTAAATATAATGGTACATGCCCCATTTGTCTTAATGGATCAGTAAATCTTGCTGGCAATTTATCTTGGTCATTATAATTAACACGTATACTTGCTCCGTATTTAATTTTTTCGTTTTTAGATTTACTGTCAATTTTTATTCTAGCATTGTATTTTTTAAAGTTATCTGTAAGAGCAATACCTTCATCTTCAAGATAACCTAAAGAAGCAGAATAACTTGTTAATTCAGATCCACCTCTTACTGCAAAAGAGTGACTTTTTATAAAACCTCCGTCAAAAACTTCATCTTGTAAATTTCTTTCACCACCACCTAAAGAAGCAATAAAATCCATTGCTTCAAGTTCAGCGTATGCTGTGTTGTAATCACCAGTAATTCTACTATAGTTTGAACTAGAAGGAGATATACCATCAACAGTACTTTGTAAACCATTTAACCTTGCTCTTTCTTGAGCGATAGTTGTATTAAAGTTGTCGTTGTTATCAGCATATCTATATCCTGTAAATGTGTTGTAAGAAAATTGTGTTTTTCCAGCAAAACCTTTCTTAAGTGTAACTAAAATAACACCATTTGCACCACGAGAACCATAAATAGCAACTGAAGAAGCATCCTTTAAAACACTTAAAGATTCAATGTTATTGTTATCAATAGATGATAAAATATCAGCATCTGTACCTAAAACAACTCCATCTACCACAATTAAAGGTGAAGATGAACCAGTAACAGAGCCAGGTCCTCTTAATGTAATTTTTGGATCACCACCAGCTTCTGATGATACTACCTGAATTCTTAAACCAGCTACTCTTCCTTTAAGAGCATCCTCTACACGAGATACTGCTTGATTCTGAAGATCAGAACCAGAAACTTTGGTTAAAGCACTCGTTACGTTTTTTTGTTTTTGATTTCCATAACCTACTACTACAATTTCGTCTAATACATTAGAATCTTCTTCTAAAGCTACGTTAATTGTTTTTTGATTTGTAACAGTTACACTTTTAGGTTTAAAACCTAAGTAAGAGAATTGTAATACGTCTCCTTGTTTAACTTTAATTTTGTAATTACCATCAAAATCTGTACTTGTTCCTTTTGTTGTCCCTTCAATGATAACATTTGCACCTAATATTGGCTCATTATCAGTTTTAGACATAACATTTCCATTTACTGTAACACTTTCTTGTGCATAATTAATTGCACTAAAAAGAAGCATTCCAATAAACACTAACTTAATTTTTAAGTTCATCATTAATTGTTTTGAATTGTTTTCTGTTTAAATACTTAATCTTAAGTATTTTGAATTTTATCTTTAAGATTAAATATCACTTTATTCAAGTTTAAAAAAATATATTAGCCAATAGAATTCTAGAAATAGAACTCTATTGGTTAATTTAATTGGTTTACCAAATTGGTTTACCAAAAGTATATATTTTTTTGGTATAAAAAAAAGATATGTTAATTAATTCATAAAATCTCCCCTTATTGGGTTAAAGTTATCTTTTAATTTTATTACTTTTTATCTCCAAAATAAGAGGGTCCATCACCAGTTAAGAAATCTTCTCTTACAGGGCTAAATGTATCAATTAGTTGTCCTTCTTCTAAACAAACTGCACTATGCATTAAATTAGGTTCTATATAAACTCCATCTCCTGCTTCTACAATTTGCTTAACTCCATCAATGTCAAATTCAAACTTACCGGAAACACAATAGGTAGCTTGTGTGTGAAAATGTTGATGTGGAGCACCTAATGCTCCTTCTTCAAATTTCACGCTTACCATCATGATTTGATTATCGTAACCTAAGAACTTTCTTGATACTCCTCCTCCAAGTTCTTCCCATTTAATATCTTTTGTGATAACGTACTTTTCACTTACTCTATTCATTTTTATATTTTTTAGATGACTAATTTATTTGTAATAATAAGAACCTACCCAATTATAATTCTTGCTGTTAATTTTTAATGTATGTTTTATCTCTTTTAAAGCGTTTGTATTTGCAGTAATAAAAAGTTTAGTTTTTCCACTTAAAGTTGTTATTGAAATAGCTGTATAGTCTACTGAATCTAAAACAACTTTTAATTCTTTAATACTACTTTTAGAATTAACAGCAGATTCAGAAACAGGACTATAGCTTCCATGTGCTTCTATTGCTGAAACAAAAAGTGTGTTTTTAGTATTTTTTCTTCTTAGCATTATTGCAGCTTCTCTACGTAAATTAAATTCTGGGTCATTTGCTCCAATTCTAGTAAAAAGTATTTCGTCATTAGTATCAGAAATAGTTGATAAAGTATAAAACTTTCCTTTATTTAACCAAGAGAATTTAGCGTTGCTTTCTTTCGATTTTCCATTACCTTCTACATATAAATGTTGATATCCGTTTTTGCTTCCTAAAGGTTTTAATGTTTTTGGTATTGTATACTCAAAATTAGTATTCAAAACCTGACCTAAAAAGTAATAAGGAAAATCATATTGATTTGCTTGATTAGAGATAGAAACTACTTTCATAATGTCTAATACAAAAGGTTTTTCGAAATTTTCATCTTTAATAATTGCTAAAGTTCTTTGCATATCAGTTCCAGGATATGTCTTGGTTACTTTTGCACTAGAAGCTTGTACGTTTTTGTTATCAGAAGAAAAATAATGTAAGTCTGGGTGGTTTTGACTTCCTATTTCGTATTTACCATTATAATGAGAAGTTTCATTTTGAGTTACTGTATTGTGTGCAATTGTTTGTTTTGCCCAAGTCTTATTTTCTTTTAGATAGTTTCCACCACCTTTTTGTTCAATATTTACAAAACGAGCTAAACCATAATCTTGAAGTACCTCAGTTCCTTTTTCGTATAATGAATATGATAATTTATCATAATGACCGTGACTAGAACCTTGAGATGCATATTTAAACACAAGCTCAATACCTTCATTTCTTAAAATACCAACACCACCTTGTTTACCTTCTGGACCATCAGATAAATTAATTGATTTTTTTTCAAATGGCTTTGCTTTTCCTTCTTTTATACCAAGTGCAACTGCTAAACCAGAATCGTCTAATAATACTTTATTTTGTTCAGTAGCAATTGATAATAAACCTGCATCTTGTTTTCCAAAATGATAAGAAATATCTACTGCAGTAACCAATGCATCGTTATAATAAGACATTCCTTTTTGTCCATCGTTAAGAGGGAAAAAGTCGCCATCTGCATCAGATAAATTTAAAAGAGCATTTATCGATTTTAAAAGTACACCTTCTTTGTATTCAAAAATCTTTAATTCTGGTTTTACGTTATCTAAACCTTCAGCAAAAACTAAAAAAGGATACATTGCATAACGTTGGTAATATGGTCCTTCATTATAATATCCGTCAGGAGAAAAAGGTTCTTCTATATTTGCTAAAAATCCTGCTTTACCGTTTTTATTTAAAAAACCACCATCATCATCTTTTTTCTTAGTATCTAATTTTAAATCTTTAATACCATATAAAGCACGATCAATCAATTCTTGATCATTCATAACCAAACCAATCATACCAACAGCAGCATTTCCCCATGTACTATGGTTGTGAACTCTTTGGTAAAATTGTGGACTATCAACAGAAATATGATCTGCAAATGGTTTAAATAAGTTTGTTTCTAGTTTGTTACGTTCTTCTTCTGATAAATAATTATAGATGCAATCATAAGCTTGACTCACATAAACCAGCCAATTTGCGTCATTTAAACATTGCCAAAATAATTTTCCTCTTGCATAAGATCTTGTTTTTGGGTGTAATGGCAATGTTTTATACATTTCCTCATATTGCATTAACATGTCTTTTACATATTTCGCATATTTTTCATCATTTAAAATTTGGTATAAAACACCTGCTTTTTGTAATACGATCATGTTGCGTTTATGACGAACATGTGTGTAACCACCAGAATAATCTAAAGGTATTGGAGTTTCGATTCCTAAAGCAATTTCTGCATCTATTTCTTTTTGAACTGCTTTTAATGTATTGTCAAAAATTGGAATATTGCCTAATTGTGCTCTAATGTCTTTAACACCTTGAGAAGTAAGAATTAAGTTAGGGTGAGAGCCTTCAATTTTAGCATTATTAGAAGTTTTCTCTTTTGTCTTGTTGCAGGAAACTGAAATCACTATTAATAATAGTAATATGATGCTTTTTGATATGCTGTTTTTTAATTTCATACTTAATCCTTTGATTATAAATTGAATTTAAAATTGGTTAACCAGATTGGTAGACCAAATATAGGGTTATTTGATATTTTAACAAAATAATAAGATGCATATTAGTTTTTTTAACATTTAAAAAATAAATATGTTTTTATTAGAAAGAGCATATTAAGAACTTTTTATTTTATTTTTAAGACAAAAAAAAGTCCATTTAATAAAAAATGGACTCTTCTTTTAAAGTAAATAATTCAAATTTTACTCAATAATTATCTTTCTAGATCCTACTAAGTCATTACTCATAACTTTTAGAACATAAACACCTTTAGACAAATTAGAAATATCTATTTTGTTATTTGTTAATTTTGATGAAGAAATAACTTTCTTACCAATTAAATTGTAAACTTCAACTCCTGTAATTGTTTCGTTTGTAGAAATTTGTACAAACTCATTTGCAGGGTTAGGGTAAATACTAATTTTTGAAGAAAAAAGATCGTTAACAGATGCTGTAGCTCCTAAATTAACTAAATTTAAGTTATCAATTCTAACTGCTGAATCACCATTCATCCAACCTTTATTTTTTGAAGTAGCTACTTGTGTACCTTCGTTATGAGTTGCGTCATCAAAAGGACCAACTGCTCTAATAAATATAGCGATACTAGTTTCAGATCCAGTATCGAAAGAAATTTGAGATATATCTAGTGTACCATCAGCTGGAGCATATGTAGTATAAGAAATTTGATTATTTGCGTCTTCAACAGAAGCAACTGTAGTATATCCAAAACCACTTTGTTCAGCAGTAGCTGGACCAGCATATAAAGGAGTATAATCAGCAACATATGCGCTACCTTTTAAAATAACAATTTCAAAATGAGTAGTTGTAGTAGGGTCTTCTGCGTAA
The window above is part of the Polaribacter sp. SA4-12 genome. Proteins encoded here:
- a CDS encoding SusC/RagA family TonB-linked outer membrane protein, coding for MMNLKIKLVFIGMLLFSAINYAQESVTVNGNVMSKTDNEPILGANVIIEGTTKGTSTDFDGNYKIKVKQGDVLQFSYLGFKPKSVTVTNQKTINVALEEDSNVLDEIVVVGYGNQKQKNVTSALTKVSGSDLQNQAVSRVEDALKGRVAGLRIQVVSSEAGGDPKITLRGPGSVTGSSSPLIVVDGVVLGTDADILSSIDNNNIESLSVLKDASSVAIYGSRGANGVILVTLKKGFAGKTQFSYNTFTGYRYADNNDNFNTTIAQERARLNGLQSTVDGISPSSSNYSRITGDYNTAYAELEAMDFIASLGGGERNLQDEVFDGGFIKSHSFAVRGGSELTSYSASLGYLEDEGIALTDNFKKYNARIKIDSKSKNEKIKYGASIRVNYNDQDKLPARFTDPLRQMGHVPLYLNEEHLKYVTQFSTAVGTSTDAGKLFENLGIGSYGFSRAFDHTFTPDPNNPRDILRDANGLPIASGLTSGGLTLSTTKNVHPLVHFLERSRTKKKLSLNASSYIDFKLAKGLNFRQTVSGVFRHNKSNEADYLYGQENRDQESYRLERRDELNQYAFESIVKYKKEIGKHNFNTVLGFEFTQRDFYRQETEAVGYSNDFNNNIALADGGTTYTDNGTDKLVSYFGRLDYNYDEKYLLQVSARSDGSTRFGTESRFGFFPAVSVGWVMSNEKFLSESNFVTFLKLRASYGISGSNQISNNVFESLYRFEESFSSISYNGTTGVKGITLANQSLGWEKLKEFNPGVDVTFGGGLLSLTADYYTRTSEDLLLFAPTSATYGTDNWLQNLGEVKNEGVELELTSRLMNKENFQWSASGQFSLNRNTVQSLGNNEQIISRIDQDTRPTEFIARVGQPITSFYGWVYDKEIPLEWVDNPFNRFNNDYADVYVKDLNNDGVIDDDDRTELGSPYPDFEWGFNSDFTLYDFDFSFQLQGSHGAEVRVADLDQLYYASESAVNEMSNFPDKDLTVHRRFTDDHIQDASFVALRNLTVGYTLPESITSKYSFDKLRIYLTGENLLFFTADGYEGFNPEAAGQTSSNANTPLTAGYQRGDGPVVKTISAGINFQF
- a CDS encoding cupin domain-containing protein; protein product: MNRVSEKYVITKDIKWEELGGGVSRKFLGYDNQIMMVSVKFEEGALGAPHQHFHTQATYCVSGKFEFDIDGVKQIVEAGDGVYIEPNLMHSAVCLEEGQLIDTFSPVREDFLTGDGPSYFGDKK
- a CDS encoding heparinase II/III domain-containing protein, with the protein product MKLKNSISKSIILLLLIVISVSCNKTKEKTSNNAKIEGSHPNLILTSQGVKDIRAQLGNIPIFDNTLKAVQKEIDAEIALGIETPIPLDYSGGYTHVRHKRNMIVLQKAGVLYQILNDEKYAKYVKDMLMQYEEMYKTLPLHPKTRSYARGKLFWQCLNDANWLVYVSQAYDCIYNYLSEEERNKLETNLFKPFADHISVDSPQFYQRVHNHSTWGNAAVGMIGLVMNDQELIDRALYGIKDLKLDTKKKDDDGGFLNKNGKAGFLANIEEPFSPDGYYNEGPYYQRYAMYPFLVFAEGLDNVKPELKIFEYKEGVLLKSINALLNLSDADGDFFPLNDGQKGMSYYNDALVTAVDISYHFGKQDAGLLSIATEQNKVLLDDSGLAVALGIKEGKAKPFEKKSINLSDGPEGKQGGVGILRNEGIELVFKYASQGSSHGHYDKLSYSLYEKGTEVLQDYGLARFVNIEQKGGGNYLKENKTWAKQTIAHNTVTQNETSHYNGKYEIGSQNHPDLHYFSSDNKNVQASSAKVTKTYPGTDMQRTLAIIKDENFEKPFVLDIMKVVSISNQANQYDFPYYFLGQVLNTNFEYTIPKTLKPLGSKNGYQHLYVEGNGKSKESNAKFSWLNKGKFYTLSTISDTNDEILFTRIGANDPEFNLRREAAIMLRRKNTKNTLFVSAIEAHGSYSPVSESAVNSKSSIKELKVVLDSVDYTAISITTLSGKTKLFITANTNALKEIKHTLKINSKNYNWVGSYYYK
- a CDS encoding T9SS type A sorting domain-containing protein, producing the protein MKKTLLFIALVGSCSLFAQTQPTVHNATFDKIAKNKDSDCTCAGWINKDIADQGESSTKNSSDVVKLDAMESDGVYQEVAVEANSTYTLDLEYTYAEDPTTTTHFEIVILKGSAYVADYTPLYAGPATAEQSGFGYTTVASVEDANNQISYTTYAPADGTLDISQISFDTGSETSIAIFIRAVGPFDDATHNEGTQVATSKNKGWMNGDSAVRIDNLNLVNLGATASVNDLFSSKISIYPNPANEFVQISTNETITGVEVYNLIGKKVISSSKLTNNKIDISNLSKGVYVLKVMSNDLVGSRKIIIE